The genomic interval GACCTTCATCCCGCACCGCTGCCACGCCTCCATCGGGGTGCTCGGCGCGGTCAGCGTGGCCACCGCCTGCGCGCTGGAGGGCTCCCCCGCCGCGGCGCTCGCCGTGGTCCCCGGCGGCGCCACCCGGACGCTGAGCATCGAGCATCCGACCGGCGAGATGACCGTGGTCCTCGACCTGGACGGGTCCGGAACGGTGACCCGCGCCGCCCTGCTGCGCACCGCCCGCAAGCTGTTCGACGGCACCGTCTACGCCGACTGACTTTTTTCCCCGAAGGGAGCCTTCCATGGACGCCGACTATCGTCCCTTCCACCCGAACCCGAGCAAGCCGGCCTACACGCCGCCGCCCGGCGCGGTGGACGCCCACTGCCACGTCTTCGGTCCGGCCGACCGCTTCCCCTACGCGCCGGAGCGCAAATACACCCCCTGCGACGCGCCGAAGGAAACGCTGTTCGCCCTGCGCGACGATCTGGGCTTCGCGCGCAACGTCATCGTCCAGGCGACCTGCCACGGCAAGGACAACCGGGCGCTGGTCGACGCGCTGAAGGCCTCCAACGGGCTGGCGCGCGGCGTCGCCTCGGTCGGCCCCGCGATCACCGAGGGCGAACTGGCCGAACTGCACGAGGCCGGCGTGCGCGGCGTGCGCTTCAACTTCGTCAAGCGTCTGGTGGACGCCACGCCCAAGGAGGTCTTCCTCGGCATCGCCGACCGGATTGCCAAATTCGGCTGGCACATCGTGGTCTATTTCGAGGCGCCGGACCTGGACGACCTCACGCCCTTCCTGCGCGAGCTGCCCACCACCATCGTCGTGGACCACATGGGCCGCCCGGACATCGCCAAGGGCGTGGACCACCCCCAGTTCCAGAAATTCGTCGCCCTGATGGCCGAGAACCCCAAGGTCTGGAGCAAGGTGAGCTGCCCAGAGCGGCTGAGCGTCCAGGGTCCGCCGTCCTACGACGACGTGGTGCCCTTCGCCCGCCTGCTGGTCGACCGCTTCACCGACCGCGTGCTGTGGGGCACCGACTGGCCGCACCCGAACATGACCTCGCACATGCCCGACGACGGGCATCTGGTCGACGTCATCCCCCGCATCGCCACCGACGAGGCCAAGCGGAAGGCGCTTCTCGTCGACAACCCGATGCGGCTTTACTGGTCCGAATAAGTCAGAAACGATCCGGAGGAAACAAACCATGAGCGCACCGACGCCACACGAGCCGATACCCGGCACCACCATCTTCGACGGCCGGATGGCCATGAAGGGCTATCCGCTGAACAAGATGTGCTACTCGTTCAACGAGGCGGCGGCCCGGCAGGAGTTCCTGGCCGACGAGGACGCCTACTGCGCCAAGTTCGGCCTGAACGACGAGCAGAAGAAGGCCGTCAAGGACCGCAACGCCCTGGCCCTGCTCGCGGCGGGCGGCAACATCTACTACCTCGCCAAGTTCATCGGCATGCTCGGCCTGAACGTCCAGGACATCGGCGCGCAGCAGACCGGCATGACGGTCGAGGAATTCAAGGCGAAGCTCAAGGCGGCGGGGAACTGAGACCATGGCCAAGATCGTCGGTGGCGTCACCACCTCCCACATTCCCGCGATCGGCAACGCCATCGCCAACGAACTGTTCGAGGACCCCTATTGGAAGCCGTTCTTCGACGGCTATCCCAAGGCCCGCGACTGGCTGGCCGAGGTCAAGCCGGACGTGGCCATCGTGGTCTACAACGACCACGGGCTGAACTTCTTCCTCGACAAGATGCCGACCTTCTCCATCGGCGCGGCCCCCGAGTACCAGAACAAGGACGAGGGCTGGGGCCTGAAGCCGCTGCCGCCCTACCCCGGCGATCCGGAGCTGTCCTGGCACATCATCGAATCGCTGGTGAACGACGAGTTCGACATCTGCTCCTGCCAGGAGATGGCGGTGGACCACGGCTTCACCGTGCCGATGGCCCTGCTGTGGCCCGACCAGACGCAGCGGCCCGTCCGCACCATCCCGGTGGCGGTCAACACGGTGCAGCACCCGCTGCCGACTCCGGCGCGCTGCCTGAAGCTGGGCGAGGCCATCGGCCGCGCGGTGGCCTCCTACCCCAAGGACCTGAAGGTGGTCGTGCTGGGCACCGGCGGCCTGTCGCACCAGCTCGACGGCGAGCGGGCGGGCTTCATCAACAAGGACTTCGACCTGATGTGCCTTGAGAAGATCGTCGACGAGCCGGAGGCGCTGGCGAAATACTCCATCCACGATCTGGTCCGGCTGGCCGGCGCCCAGGGGGCGGAGCTGATCCTCTGGCTGATCATGCGCGGCGCGCTGGGCAAGAGGGTCTCGAAGGTCCACAGCAACTACCACATCCCGATCTCCAACACCGGGGCCGGCCTGCTGGTGCTGGAAAGCGCGGCCTGATCGGGAAACCGCCGCCGATGGCCCCCGTCCGCCGCCGCGTTCCCCGGCGGGCGGGGGCCATAAGCGCAAGGCCGGTGCAGCGCGCGCTGCACCGGCCTGTTTTTGCTTGCCGTCTGGTCGATCACCGGGTCAGGGACGCCAGCGGAAAGCCCTCGTCGGCGGCCTGTTCGGGCGTCAGGGCGGCCTTGCGGTCCAGCAGCTTGCGGCCCGCCATATGGTCCGCCGGGCGGTTGACGGAATCGATGGCGACCAGCGCGCCCTCACGGAAATAGAAGGCCGAGAAGCGGCGTTCCTCCGGCGAACCGCGCAGCGCCATCCGGTCGTGATCGGCGGACAGCCCGACGATCTGCAGCTTCACGTCATACTGATCGGACCAGAACCAGGGCGCCGCCGTGAAGGGACGCTCCCGCCCCAGCAGCGCGGCGGCGGCCGACTTGCCCTGCTCGACGGCGTTCTGGACCGACTCCAGCCGCAGCAAGGCCCCAGAGCTGGTGCGCCGGGCCGTGCAGTCGCCGACCGCGACGATGGCCGGATCGTCGGTGCGGGCGCAGTCGTCCACCAGGACGCCGCCGTCGCACGCCAGCCCGCAGCCTTCGGCCAGCGCCGTGTCGGGGACGATTCCGACGCCGACGACCACCAGATCCGCCGGATGCGTCCGCCCGTCGGCGGTGCGCACGGCGGTGACGCGGCCGCCCTGCCCGTCCAGCCCGACCACCTTGGCCCCCAGCGCGACCGTCACGCCCTGGCCGCGGTGCAGATCGGCGTAGAAGCCCGCCAGGAACGGCGTCGCCGAGCGGGCGAGCAGCCGGTCGGCCGCCTCCAGGATGGTCACCTCCAGGCCGCGCTTCCGCGCCGCCGCCGCGACCTCCAGCCCGATGTAGCCGCCGCCGATCACCACCACCCGCGCCGCCCGGTCGAGCGCCGCGCGTATCCGCCGGGCGTCGTCCAGCGACCGCAGGCCCAAAACGCCGTCCAGCCCATCACCGGTGATCGGCAGACGGCGCACCCGCGCGCCGGTGGCCAGCGCCAGCCCGCGATAGCCCAGGCGGCGCCCGTCCTCCAGGCGCACCTGGCGGGCCGGGCGGTCGATGGCGACGACGCGCGTGCCGGTGAGCAGGGCGATGCGCTGCCGTTCGAAGACCTCGGCGCCGCGGATGGCGAGCTGCGCCTCCTCCATCATGCCGGCGAGAATCGCCTTGGACAGCGGCGGCCGGTGGTAGGGGGCCGACGCCTCCTCGCCGATCAGCGTGATGGGACCGTCATAGCCCTCGGCGCGCAGGGATTCGGCGACCTGCAGCCCGCCCTGCCCTGCCCCGACGATGACCATTCCCGCGTCCGCGGGCTCCGACTGCGCCGGGCCGCCCATCAGCTCTGGGCCTCCGGCAGGCGGATCACGATGCCGTCCAGCGCGTCGCTCACCCGGATCTGGCAGGACAGGCGGCTGTTGCTCCGCCGCTCCGACGCCGTGCAGTCGAGCATCTCCTCCTCCGTCTCGCTGGGCGGCGGCAGGGCGTCGACATGCGCCTCGTCCACGTAGCAGTGGCAGGTCGCGCAGGCGCAGGAGCCGCCGCACTCGCCCTCGATGCCGGCGACGCCGCTTTGCACCGCGCCCTGCATCAGGGTCCAGCCGGTCGGGATGTCCACGACCTGCTCCAGGCCGTCGTGCTCGATGAAGGTGACCTTCGCCATGGCCGAAACTTCCTTTGAAAAACCGTGTTGCGCGTCGTGGCGCGGCCGGGGCCCGTCCCCCGGCCGCGCCGTCGTCCCAGGTGGTCAGCCGACCGCCAGTTCCAGACGGGTCGGGCTGCGGAAGGTGGTGGAGGGCATCCAGGGGAGCTGGTCCTGCACCCGGACGAACTCCGGCACGCGCTTCAGGAATTCCTCGCAGGCGACGCGGGCGGCCAGACGGGCGAAGGCGGTGCCGAGGCAGGCGTGGACGCCGCCGCCGAATCCCAGATGCCCCTTCGGCTTGCGGTCGATGTCGTAGAGGTGGGCGTTGGCAAAGCGCCGTTCGTCGCGGTTCCCCGACCCGTAGGCGAGGCAGACGAAATCGCCGGCGCGCATCGTCTGGCCGTGCAGCTCGACGTCCTTCTGCAGGCAGCGGCGGAAGCGCTGGGCCGAGGTGTTGAAGCGCAGCGATTCCTCGATGGCGTCGGGGATCAGCGCCGGGTTGGCGGCGAGCCGGCGGCGCGCGTCGGCGTGGTCGGCGAGGTTCAGGGCGAACATCGCGAGGAAGCCCGACAGGGATTCGATGCCGGCCATGATCAGCGTGGTGATGGTCATCTGCACCTCGCGGTCGGCCAGCTTCTCGCCGGCGACCTCGGCCTGGATCAGGGCGGTGATCAGGTCGTCGCCGGGCTCGCGCTTGCGCAGCTCCACCAGCTCCTTGGCGTATTCGCTCATCCACTGGAAGGCGGCGAGATGCTCCGGCCCCTTCTGGCGGGTGCGGGGATCGGACTGCACCATCAGCACGGCCTTGTCGCGCACCATCCGCTCGTTCTCGCGCGGCAGGTTGAACAGGCCGAACAGCACGTCCACGGTGACCTTGCTGGAGACGTCGCCGACGAAGTCGAAGGTCTTCTCCCCCTGCACGGCGTCGAGCGCCCGGTTGGCCGAGGCGCGCACCGGTTCGGTCAGTCCCTCCACCGCCTTCTTGGTGAAGGCGAACTGGACGATGCTGCGCAGGCGGTCGTGGCGGGGCGGATCGGTGGTGCCCAGCGTGTTGCCGGCGCGGTTGGGCATCTCGTCCATCAGGTTGCCCTTGGCCGAAGAATAGGTTTCCCAGTCGTTCAGCGCGGTGACGATGTCGTCGTAGCGCGACAGCACCCACATGTTGGCCTCCTCGCTCCAGAAGCAGGGATGCTCGTCGCGCAAGGTCTTGTAGAAAGGAAACGGGTCGGCGTCGACGGCCGGGGAGTAGGGATCGAAACGAAACATCGGGCGCAGTCCTCCGACACCCGCGGCAGCGGGCGGCCAATTGGCGGTTTTTGGTTTGGATTGACGCGAACCGTTGCGGTCGCGAACAATTGCATCCTAGACGGGTTCGGCCCCGCCGCGGAATGGACGAAGCGGAAGGAAAATTGTACTTTTCCGACAAACGAAGGCGCGGGGGAGGACGGCATGGAGCAGGATGCGGAGGGGCCGGCGCGGACGCCTTCCGGTGCGGTGCCGTTGTTCGCGCTCTACGGCGAGGAGGCCCGGCTCACCGACGCCGAATTCATCCACATCGAGGACATCGAGAGCCGCAGCCGCCTCTACGACTGGGGCATCGGCTCCCACACCCACCGCGGGCTGTTCCAGCTGGTGGCGGTGCTCGACGGCGGGGCGCGCGTGCAGATCGACGACCGGGTGGCCGAGGTCGCGGCCCCCTGCGTGATCGTCGTTCCGCCGGCTGTGGTGCATTCCTTCCAGTTCCGGCCGGGCAGCCATGGCTATGTGCTGACGGTGGCGGAGGTGATGCTGTTCGATGGAGCCAGCGCGCAGAGCCGGCCGCTGTTCGAGGCGCTGTTCCTGCGCCCCTGCCTGATCGATTTCACCGACGCCCCGGCGGCGGCGGGGCGCGTCTCCGCGCTGCTCGACCAGCTGATGACGGAGTTCCGCTGGCCGCAGCTCGGCCGGTCGGCGATGTGCGAGTGGCTGCTGCGCGGCGTGTTGCTGCTGCTGGAGCGCCAGCGCGCGGCGGCGGCCGGCGCCGACCCGGCGGAGCGCGTGCGCACCGAACTGTTCGCCCGCTTCCGCGCCCTGGTCGAGCAGCGCTTCACCGAACATTGGCCGATCCCACGCTACGCGGACGCGCTGGGGATCACGGAATCGCGGCTGAACCGCCTGTGCCGGCATCTCGCCGGCCGCTCCGCCTTCGAGGTGGTGCAGGACCGCCTGCTGCTCGAAGCCAAGCGCCGTCTGGTCTACATCGCGGCACCGGTGTCGATGATCGCCTATGAGCTGGGCTTTCAGGACCCCGGCTATTTCAACCGCGTCTTCAAGAGGCTGACCGGGAAGACGCCGGCCGCCTTCCGGCGCGAGGCGCGGGCCGGGTAGAATTGGCCGGGTGGAGCGGGCGGTTTCTCACCGTTCCGCTGGTTCGAGCCGCGCCAGAATGGCGTCGGCGAGCGCCCGGTAATCGCCCTCCCCGATGGCGCGGGCGTCGAGCGTCAGATCGCCGACGCGCTGCTGCCAGTCGACGGCGGCGCGGGCCATGCCGCCGGCCAGCCCCAGCTCGTCGACGGTGCGCGCGACCTCGCGCATCTCGGCGGCGCGGCGGACGCCGTGGGTCATGACGCGCTCCTGCATGTAGGCGGCGCGCTCCTTGAAGCCGAAACCGGGATAGGTGACGTCCAGGGAGTCCAGCACCACCTCGTCCACCCCGGCCTTTCGCCCGGCCAGAACGCATTCGAGGAACAGCGCCTCCAGCCCCTTCATCATGACGCTGCGGATCATCTTGATGGAGGAGGCGGTGCCGACCGGCCCCGGCGCCTCCTTCGCGTTCATCTCCAGGGCGGACAGGGCGGCCAGGGCCTCGGCGGCGTGCGGGCCGGCGACCAGCAGCGGAGTCTTGTGGAGCTTCGGATGGACCGGCGCCATCACCGCCAGATCGACGTAGCGCCCGCCGGCCGCCTCGACCGCCTGCGCCGATTCCCGCTTGGTGCCGGGCGCGCAGGAATTGCCGTCGAAGAACAAGGCGCCGGGGGCGAGATGGGCGGCGGCGTCGCGGGCGGCGGCCTGCGCCTGATCGGCGGTGACCAGCGAGAAGACCAGCGCGGCCCCGGCCAGAGTGTCCTCCACCCGTTCCGCGCCGGTCACATCCGCCGTCGCGTAATCCGCCCATTTGCGGGCGCGCACCGCCGCGTCGGCGGACCCGGTCTTGATGTCGAAGGCGGCGACCGCTTCCGCCAGCCCGGCGCTCCGCCAGCCGGACCGGAAGGCCGACGCCGCCTCCCCGAAGCCGATGAAGGCCACCTTCGCCGTCCTCCGATCCCGCACCGTCATCGCCGCCTCCACCCGTTCGCGCGCCGGGAGTCCGCCTCCCGCGCATGGGCATGGCTAGCACGCCGACCGGCCCGCGGCGCCATTCAATGACGGACCATCCTATCCATTTTTTGAATAACGCTCCGCGCGCCTTTTGAATGGCCGCTCAGGGGCGCGGGACCGGCGAGACGGCCTGCGTGCCGGCCTCGCGCAGCAGGTCGAGGAAATGCGCCTGCGTCCCGGTCGGGCGCCACCCCCGGCGCACGGTGAGGCCGATGGTGCGCTCGGTGTTGGCCAGTTCGACGGGCAGGATGACCAGCAACCCCAGCTCATGCTCGTGGCGGATCTGGTGCGCCGAGATCAGGGTCAGGCGGTCGCTGCCCAGCAGCAGGCCGCGCACCAGAATCTGGGAGCTGGTCTCGACCAGCCCGCGCGGCGGGGCCGCGGCGAACAGCGCCTCGAACCGGTCGCGCGTCGGCGTGCCGCGGCGCGGGACCACCCACTGGCACCCCGCCAGTTCCTCCAGCGTCAGCTTGGGCCGGCGGGACAGCGGGTGGAAGGCGCGCGCGACCACGACCAGCGGGTCCTCGAACAGGGGTTCCTGCACGACGTCGTCGATGGGCAGCGGGTCGCGCAGCGCGCCGATCAGCACGTCGATCTCGCCGTGGCGCAGCCCGTGCAGCAGGTCGTCGTAGGGGCCGTCGAGCACGTCGAACTGGACGTCCGGACGCTCGCGCACCAGCGCGTTGACGGCGGTCGGAAGGATGAAGGGGCGCGACAGCGGCATGCTGCCGACGACGATGCGGGCGGTGTCGCCGCCCAGCCCCTCGCCGACCTCCGCGAATCCCTGCTCCAGCTCGGTGATCGCCAGTTTCACATGCTGGACCAGCGCCTTGGCGGCGGGGGTCAGCGCGATGCCGGCGGCCGTCCGCGCGAACAGCGCCATGCCCGCCAGCCGCTCCAGATCGCGGGCGGCGCGGTGCAGGGTGGGTTGCGAGATGCCGACGGTGCGCGCCGCGAGGCTGAAATTGCCGGCGTCGGCGACCGCGGCCAGCGCCCGGATCTGCGCCGCCGTCAGCAGCTGGTCGAAATCCGCCACACCGCGCAGGCCGCCCTTGCGCCCGCCGATGCGGACGGCCTCGCGCGTGCCGGTGCGCAGGCGGTCCAGCGCGCGCTCCACGCGGTCGAGGAACAGCACGCCCATGGCGGACACCGCCATGCCGTCCGGCCGCCGCTCGAACAGGGGGGTGCCGACCTCCTCCTCCAGCTTGGCGATGGCCTGGGTGATGGCGGGCTGGGACAGATGCACATGCTCCGCCGCCTGGCTGATGCTGCCGCGCCGCGCCACCTCGCGGAAGGCCCGCAAATGCCGGATGTTGGGAATGCCGTTCATCGGACCTTCCTGCCCCACAGCATCGCTGCCGGAGCGGCCATAGCAAAACTCAATGGCTCCAGCTTATCGTCGGGGCACCGGTCCGTAAAGAGGCCGGGCCGTGCGAAGCGTTACACCCCCGCCACCCGCTTGACCGCATCCATCATGCCGGCAAAGCCCTGGGCCGAGCGGTACGGCCCCCGCGGATCGGCCGCCTGGGCGAAGCAGGCGCGAAGCCGGTCCCAGTCCGGTATTGGGCACTGCTCCTCGAACCACGGGCCATGCCTGCGCCACGGGGCGAGCGCCGCCGCGACGTCGGCCGGCAGGACGCGTCCGCCGTCCCGTTCCTGCTCCAGAAAGGCCAGGGCCGACCGGCAGCCGCCGGCCATGTTCTCGGCGAAGACCCCGAGGCTGTCCGGGTGCAGGTGGGGACGTCCGTCCGGGTCGATGTAGAGGATGGGAAAGACCGGCGCCAGCCGCGGGAACAGGGTGTTCGCCCAGACGGTCCCGCCCCAGTAGATCTGGGCGATCCGGGCGAAGTGGGCCACCTCGACGACCGGTTCGAGCCCGCTCGCCTCCAGGGGCAGGATCTCGACCTTGGGCTTGGTGATGGTCACGGTGTCGTTGGCCGCGTCGACGTAGAGGGCGCCGACCTGCATGGCGTTCTGGAAATAGCTGCCGCGCAGCGCCCCCCAGATCGGGGACAGGCGGCCGCCCTCGCGGACGAAGGCCGCCAGAGCCTGCGTGACCGGCGTGTCCGGCGCGGCGATCCGACGGCGCAGCCGCTCGAAGACGGCGTCGCTGATCTCGCGGCAGAACCCCTTTGGATAAGCATAGCGGCGCTTCGGGAAGGTCAGCCGGCCCTCGTCCCGATCCCGGTCGACGCCGTGGCGCAGTTCCAGCATCAGCGCTTCCAGAGCGGCGAGGTGGGGGCCGAGCCACCGCTCCGTCAGGGCGCGCATCCGCTCGTCGGGCGGCACCGGACGGTGGTGGCCCCGCCAGAGCCGCAACTGGCGGTCCAGCGGCGTCTCGG from Azospirillum sp. TSH58 carries:
- a CDS encoding 2Fe-2S iron-sulfur cluster-binding protein gives rise to the protein MAKVTFIEHDGLEQVVDIPTGWTLMQGAVQSGVAGIEGECGGSCACATCHCYVDEAHVDALPPPSETEEEMLDCTASERRSNSRLSCQIRVSDALDGIVIRLPEAQS
- a CDS encoding NAD(P)-dependent oxidoreductase: MTVRDRRTAKVAFIGFGEAASAFRSGWRSAGLAEAVAAFDIKTGSADAAVRARKWADYATADVTGAERVEDTLAGAALVFSLVTADQAQAAARDAAAHLAPGALFFDGNSCAPGTKRESAQAVEAAGGRYVDLAVMAPVHPKLHKTPLLVAGPHAAEALAALSALEMNAKEAPGPVGTASSIKMIRSVMMKGLEALFLECVLAGRKAGVDEVVLDSLDVTYPGFGFKERAAYMQERVMTHGVRRAAEMREVARTVDELGLAGGMARAAVDWQQRVGDLTLDARAIGEGDYRALADAILARLEPAER
- a CDS encoding class III extradiol dioxygenase family protein gives rise to the protein MAKIVGGVTTSHIPAIGNAIANELFEDPYWKPFFDGYPKARDWLAEVKPDVAIVVYNDHGLNFFLDKMPTFSIGAAPEYQNKDEGWGLKPLPPYPGDPELSWHIIESLVNDEFDICSCQEMAVDHGFTVPMALLWPDQTQRPVRTIPVAVNTVQHPLPTPARCLKLGEAIGRAVASYPKDLKVVVLGTGGLSHQLDGERAGFINKDFDLMCLEKIVDEPEALAKYSIHDLVRLAGAQGAELILWLIMRGALGKRVSKVHSNYHIPISNTGAGLLVLESAA
- a CDS encoding helix-turn-helix domain-containing protein, which translates into the protein MEQDAEGPARTPSGAVPLFALYGEEARLTDAEFIHIEDIESRSRLYDWGIGSHTHRGLFQLVAVLDGGARVQIDDRVAEVAAPCVIVVPPAVVHSFQFRPGSHGYVLTVAEVMLFDGASAQSRPLFEALFLRPCLIDFTDAPAAAGRVSALLDQLMTEFRWPQLGRSAMCEWLLRGVLLLLERQRAAAAGADPAERVRTELFARFRALVEQRFTEHWPIPRYADALGITESRLNRLCRHLAGRSAFEVVQDRLLLEAKRRLVYIAAPVSMIAYELGFQDPGYFNRVFKRLTGKTPAAFRREARAG
- a CDS encoding NAD(P)/FAD-dependent oxidoreductase, with the protein product MGGPAQSEPADAGMVIVGAGQGGLQVAESLRAEGYDGPITLIGEEASAPYHRPPLSKAILAGMMEEAQLAIRGAEVFERQRIALLTGTRVVAIDRPARQVRLEDGRRLGYRGLALATGARVRRLPITGDGLDGVLGLRSLDDARRIRAALDRAARVVVIGGGYIGLEVAAAARKRGLEVTILEAADRLLARSATPFLAGFYADLHRGQGVTVALGAKVVGLDGQGGRVTAVRTADGRTHPADLVVVGVGIVPDTALAEGCGLACDGGVLVDDCARTDDPAIVAVGDCTARRTSSGALLRLESVQNAVEQGKSAAAALLGRERPFTAAPWFWSDQYDVKLQIVGLSADHDRMALRGSPEERRFSAFYFREGALVAIDSVNRPADHMAGRKLLDRKAALTPEQAADEGFPLASLTR
- a CDS encoding cytochrome P450 produces the protein MFRFDPYSPAVDADPFPFYKTLRDEHPCFWSEEANMWVLSRYDDIVTALNDWETYSSAKGNLMDEMPNRAGNTLGTTDPPRHDRLRSIVQFAFTKKAVEGLTEPVRASANRALDAVQGEKTFDFVGDVSSKVTVDVLFGLFNLPRENERMVRDKAVLMVQSDPRTRQKGPEHLAAFQWMSEYAKELVELRKREPGDDLITALIQAEVAGEKLADREVQMTITTLIMAGIESLSGFLAMFALNLADHADARRRLAANPALIPDAIEESLRFNTSAQRFRRCLQKDVELHGQTMRAGDFVCLAYGSGNRDERRFANAHLYDIDRKPKGHLGFGGGVHACLGTAFARLAARVACEEFLKRVPEFVRVQDQLPWMPSTTFRSPTRLELAVG
- a CDS encoding amidohydrolase family protein; the encoded protein is MDADYRPFHPNPSKPAYTPPPGAVDAHCHVFGPADRFPYAPERKYTPCDAPKETLFALRDDLGFARNVIVQATCHGKDNRALVDALKASNGLARGVASVGPAITEGELAELHEAGVRGVRFNFVKRLVDATPKEVFLGIADRIAKFGWHIVVYFEAPDLDDLTPFLRELPTTIVVDHMGRPDIAKGVDHPQFQKFVALMAENPKVWSKVSCPERLSVQGPPSYDDVVPFARLLVDRFTDRVLWGTDWPHPNMTSHMPDDGHLVDVIPRIATDEAKRKALLVDNPMRLYWSE
- a CDS encoding protocatechuate 4,5-dioxygenase subunit alpha; this translates as MSAPTPHEPIPGTTIFDGRMAMKGYPLNKMCYSFNEAAARQEFLADEDAYCAKFGLNDEQKKAVKDRNALALLAAGGNIYYLAKFIGMLGLNVQDIGAQQTGMTVEEFKAKLKAAGN
- a CDS encoding LysR family transcriptional regulator, with amino-acid sequence MNGIPNIRHLRAFREVARRGSISQAAEHVHLSQPAITQAIAKLEEEVGTPLFERRPDGMAVSAMGVLFLDRVERALDRLRTGTREAVRIGGRKGGLRGVADFDQLLTAAQIRALAAVADAGNFSLAARTVGISQPTLHRAARDLERLAGMALFARTAAGIALTPAAKALVQHVKLAITELEQGFAEVGEGLGGDTARIVVGSMPLSRPFILPTAVNALVRERPDVQFDVLDGPYDDLLHGLRHGEIDVLIGALRDPLPIDDVVQEPLFEDPLVVVARAFHPLSRRPKLTLEELAGCQWVVPRRGTPTRDRFEALFAAAPPRGLVETSSQILVRGLLLGSDRLTLISAHQIRHEHELGLLVILPVELANTERTIGLTVRRGWRPTGTQAHFLDLLREAGTQAVSPVPRP